In Cryptosporangium minutisporangium, the sequence CCCGCAGTTCGACCTGATAGTACGCATCGGAGACCTCGACGTGAGCAAGCGCACCTACCAGCCGAACAACCGCCGCCGCGCGAAGACCCACGGCTTCCGGCTGCGCATGCGCACGCGTGCGGGGCGGGCCATCATCGCCGCCCGGCGCCTCAAGGGGCGCGCGCGCCTCTCCGCCTGATCCGGCAGGAGCGCGGCGTGCTGCCGGCGCACGCGCGGCTGCGGCGGCGCGAGGACTTCACCAGGGTGCTGCGCTCGGGCAATCGCGCAGGTCGTAGCACGCTCGTCGTCCACGCGGCGTTGGGGCCGACG encodes:
- the rpmH gene encoding 50S ribosomal protein L34; the encoded protein is MSKRTYQPNNRRRAKTHGFRLRMRTRAGRAIIAARRLKGRARLSA